In a genomic window of Zingiber officinale cultivar Zhangliang chromosome 9B, Zo_v1.1, whole genome shotgun sequence:
- the LOC122022951 gene encoding uncharacterized protein LOC122022951 → MAHQEDYNTTRPSLFSDEDFGYWKGRMEYHLKMQVEIWMIIQIGLALPLDSTGKPISCENWDTSLMKKIEADAKTTCTLQCGLTKEELNRVGPFSSAKDLWEKLIELHEETSDTKEGESASQLHARMQDSLNGLHVIG, encoded by the exons atggcccaccaagaagacTACAACACAACACGCCCGTCTCTTTTCTCCGACGAGGATTTTGGTTattggaagggtcgaatggagtaccacctcaagatgcAAGTCGAGATATGGATGATCATCCAAATCGGCCTCGCGCTTCCACTCGACAGCACTGGAAAACCAATATCATGTGAGAACTGGGACACAAGTCTGATGAAGAAGATTGAGGCCGACGCCAAAACAACTTGCACTCTCCAATGTGGCTTAACAAAAGAGGAGTTAAACCGAGTAGGCCCTTTCTCAagcgccaaagacttgtgggagaagctaatagAGCTGCACGAAGAGACCTCtgatactaag GAAGGTGAATCGGCAAGCCAACTTCATGCTCGGATGCAAGACTCGCTCAACGGCCTTCACGTAATCGGTTAA